Sequence from the Synechococcales cyanobacterium T60_A2020_003 genome:
AGCGTAGCATCGGTTTGCTGGAGATAGAGCAGATCCTCGATTAAGCGAATTTCGCGATCGCACTCGTGGTGCAGAATTTGAAAATAGCGGGCAATTCGACTCTGCTGATTTTGCGGTTTAGAAAGTTCTGCAAACAGCGATAACTCTTGATTGAGGCTGACGCCTAGCATCTGCAACGCCATCTTCATGGAGGTAATCGGCGTCCGCAGCTCATGGGAAATGGTGCTGAGAAAATCATCCTTAAGCTGGTTGAGCCGTTCAAGCTGGGCAACCTGCGCTTGGGATGCTTCGTAGAGTCGGGCTTGCCGAATGGCGATTGCACACTGGTTCGCCACCTGTTCTACTAAGCGAATATCCTGCTCATTAAAACAGTAGTAGCGATGGTTCATCAGCCAGAGGCTCCCCAGAATGCCACGATCATCCCGAATTGGACAAGCAAGTAACGCTACCTGTCCCCGTCGAGGATTGGGGAGCAGCGAACAAAACTGAAAATGATGACCCTGCAAAATTTGCTGGTATAGCTCTGGGAAGTCGTCAATATGGGACACCCGCCGGGTCGAGCGACAATCCGCTGCTGTGTATTCGTAATAAATGGTGGAGGTACCCTGGGACAGATCGAACATGGCCGCATTGCATCCCTGGATTTCCAGACCACAGGCTAACTCGCGGACGACCGTTTCTAGAATTTGCGCCTCGTCTAGACTGTCTCGCACCCGATCCGTGATGCGCTTGAGGGTTGCCTCGCAGTTAAACGCAAGCTGGAGCTGCATGGTTCGTTGCCGCACCTGCCGTTCTAAGGTGGCCTTCGATCGCTGGACTTTCAGATGCAGGTCGGAAATATCGTGAAATACAAGGGCGATCGCCCTATTCCCTTGATGCAAGACGGTTTGAGCCGTTGCACTCACCCAATGGATTTTGCCATCCCCGATTAGCAAACGACATTGCCACGCATTGAGGCAGGCAGGGGTTTCGCCCATGCTGGTCAAGAAGGATTCGAGAATGACTCGATCATCAGGATGGAGAAACGGTAGAAAGGAATGCCCTACAAGGGTTGTTCTAGGGCACCCCAGAGCCTTTGCTCCCATCGTGTTGATCACCTGAATCATTCCATCCAAGGTTAAGACGACGTAGGGGACGGGCAGCGCATTGTGAAGTTCTGGAGCCGCGAGAGACACCGAAACCGACTGGATCGGGCTCGGTTGAGTGACGGCTAAGGGGTCTGCTTTGGGACTCGGTAAGCCCGATAGCGAAAAATCGTGAGAATCAATGGGAAGGAGATAGCTCATAGAATAGTTTGACTCTATACCTTAGGGTTCCCGCATAAACGTCAGGAGTTGCTATGAGACGTTAAGAAATCCTCTCCGCAGTTGAGAAAGCATTCCGACTGTCGTGAACCGTTGTTAGCTGGTTTAGCGTGCCCAATACCGTGTATACAACCGGATAGGTTTGCGATCACAAGAGGAAGAATCTTTATAGCAATAAAAGAGTGGGTT
This genomic interval carries:
- a CDS encoding PAS domain-containing sensor histidine kinase, which produces MSYLLPIDSHDFSLSGLPSPKADPLAVTQPSPIQSVSVSLAAPELHNALPVPYVVLTLDGMIQVINTMGAKALGCPRTTLVGHSFLPFLHPDDRVILESFLTSMGETPACLNAWQCRLLIGDGKIHWVSATAQTVLHQGNRAIALVFHDISDLHLKVQRSKATLERQVRQRTMQLQLAFNCEATLKRITDRVRDSLDEAQILETVVRELACGLEIQGCNAAMFDLSQGTSTIYYEYTAADCRSTRRVSHIDDFPELYQQILQGHHFQFCSLLPNPRRGQVALLACPIRDDRGILGSLWLMNHRYYCFNEQDIRLVEQVANQCAIAIRQARLYEASQAQVAQLERLNQLKDDFLSTISHELRTPITSMKMALQMLGVSLNQELSLFAELSKPQNQQSRIARYFQILHHECDREIRLIEDLLYLQQTDATLPPAVKDMVHLADWLMPIVDSFQGRAQEKQQTLKAYIPKNLPLLYTNPQSLQRIVTELIENACKYSPTNAHIQVKVSSGADTIRLQVSNTGVTIPAEELTHVFDMFYRVPTADPWKQGGTGLRLTLIKQMTLQLGGQISVESQEQETRFTVELPLQ